The genomic segment AGCCCCATTCCTGCGAAATCTGTTCGTCGCAAAGAACAAGGCAACGTCAATCGACTTGGTTAGGTCCAGTTCGGGCGAATATAGACCATAGTGTTGCAACAAGGTGTTCAGGACCGGTGCGAGATTATAATTGTGTCCGAACGAAAGCCTCGCACGATACTTACCAAATTGTCTTAAGACTGGATCGCTACAGTCTTCCATGTCCGATATCGACGTCACCCACTCGCCTTTCTCATGGAGGCATTTGTGGCGCCGTTCAATGTCTTGAATATCAAATTGCGAATAAAACACCGAAGACCATTCGAAGAGTGATAAATTTGTAAACTCAAGAAAGCACTGTCGCGATTTAGATAGCATGCGCCGCCATATTGAAGGTAGAAGAGAAATCTCACCAATTCCATTCAGTGTAAAGAATGGATTATTTATCTTCCGCTCCAATACATGGTTTTGAGTCTGGCCACGCAACAATGGATCATCGCCACATCTCGTCGCAAAGTCGTCAACGATCCTCCGAACGTCATCAATAGATTTCGCGACAAAGACTTTGGCTCTCGATTGCGGAGCGCGATCAATCTTCGAAAACAAGTCGGGTCGAAAGCGGCAGCGACCATCAACTGAAGCGAGCGGCCCGCCGTAATACCTGTCGATCACAATGTCAAAACCCTCGAAGCACAAATACCCCGAGTCGATGTGGTCTTCCACATCATTTTCCAAAAGCCCACCCCTCAAAAGAAGTGACCGGGTCAATTCCAAGTCTGGTGAGACAAAACTGCTCTTTCCAGTCCAATCGAAGTCGTCGTCATAATAATTCCAGTATCCAAAAGTCATGGGCAACTTCCGTAAAGTACTTCGATGATACTGTGGATCGTCCAGTCGATGGACATCATTCTTCTCGAATGCGGGCGGCTCGCTTCCATTTTTGCATAAGCCGGTAAAGCTCATGGATTTTGGCGACTTCTTTCTACTCTTCCCAGCGTTTGATT from the Schlesneria paludicola DSM 18645 genome contains:
- a CDS encoding FRG domain-containing protein; amino-acid sequence: MSFTGLCKNGSEPPAFEKNDVHRLDDPQYHRSTLRKLPMTFGYWNYYDDDFDWTGKSSFVSPDLELTRSLLLRGGLLENDVEDHIDSGYLCFEGFDIVIDRYYGGPLASVDGRCRFRPDLFSKIDRAPQSRAKVFVAKSIDDVRRIVDDFATRCGDDPLLRGQTQNHVLERKINNPFFTLNGIGEISLLPSIWRRMLSKSRQCFLEFTNLSLFEWSSVFYSQFDIQDIERRHKCLHEKGEWVTSISDMEDCSDPVLRQFGKYRARLSFGHNYNLAPVLNTLLQHYGLYSPELDLTKSIDVALFFATNRFRRNGANCFYDFVGTNSRRSVIYLFRERFGEMQIHDSTEEVIAAFNPLRPIRQKCVVSHSSTFAMNLPADFLQAVIVLDFDLTDPIGILTTEQLFPTSSEDLFLSALKKHPYASPYVTEFPSEM